One genomic segment of Rhizorhabdus phycosphaerae includes these proteins:
- the lpdA gene encoding dihydrolipoyl dehydrogenase — MADAYDLIVLGSGPGGYVAAIRASQLGLKVAIVERELLGGICLNWGCIPTKALLRSAEIFHHMKHAKSFGLEASGVSADLSAVVARSRGVAKQLNQGVTHLMKKNKITVHMGEGRLVAPGKLVVKGDKGEVELSAKHIIVATGARARDLPFAKADGKRVWTYRHAMTPTEMPARLLVIGSGAIGIEFASFYNDMGAEVTVVEMMDRIVPVEDADVSAFLEKALKKQGMTIMTGAGVEALDVTGSGVKAKLKAKDGKVSEAEFSHVIVAVGIVPNTENIGLEAVGVKAERGIIAIDGLCRTNVPGIWAIGDVTPGPWLAHKASHEGVIAAEAIAQALGNKDVHPHAMDKANIPGCTYCHPQVASVGLTEAKAVEAGHEVKVGTFPFVGNGKAIALGEAEGFVKTVFDAKTGELLGAHMVGAEVTEMIQGYVVGKTLETTEAELINTVFPHPTISEAMHESVLAAYGRALHI, encoded by the coding sequence ATGGCAGACGCATATGACCTGATCGTTCTTGGATCTGGTCCTGGAGGATATGTGGCGGCGATCCGTGCGTCGCAGCTGGGGCTGAAGGTTGCGATCGTCGAGCGCGAGCTTTTGGGCGGGATCTGCCTGAACTGGGGGTGCATCCCGACGAAAGCGCTGCTGCGCTCGGCGGAAATCTTCCACCATATGAAGCATGCCAAGAGCTTCGGGCTGGAGGCGAGCGGGGTTTCGGCGGACCTGTCTGCGGTGGTGGCGCGATCGCGCGGGGTTGCCAAGCAGCTGAACCAGGGCGTCACGCACCTGATGAAGAAGAACAAGATCACCGTGCACATGGGCGAGGGCCGGCTGGTGGCGCCGGGCAAGCTCGTGGTGAAGGGCGACAAGGGCGAGGTCGAGCTCTCGGCCAAGCACATCATCGTCGCGACGGGTGCGCGCGCGCGCGACCTGCCCTTCGCCAAGGCGGACGGCAAGCGGGTGTGGACCTATCGCCATGCGATGACGCCGACCGAGATGCCCGCGCGTCTGCTGGTGATCGGCTCTGGCGCGATCGGGATCGAGTTCGCCAGCTTCTACAACGATATGGGCGCCGAGGTGACGGTCGTCGAGATGATGGATCGGATCGTGCCGGTCGAGGATGCCGACGTGTCGGCCTTCCTGGAGAAGGCGCTGAAGAAGCAGGGCATGACGATCATGACCGGGGCGGGGGTCGAGGCGCTCGACGTGACCGGCTCGGGGGTGAAGGCGAAGCTCAAGGCGAAGGACGGCAAGGTCAGCGAGGCCGAGTTCAGCCATGTGATCGTGGCGGTCGGGATCGTACCGAACACCGAGAACATCGGCCTCGAGGCGGTCGGCGTGAAGGCGGAGCGCGGGATCATCGCGATCGACGGGCTGTGCCGGACGAACGTGCCGGGTATCTGGGCGATCGGCGACGTGACGCCGGGTCCGTGGCTGGCGCACAAGGCGAGCCATGAGGGCGTGATCGCGGCCGAGGCGATCGCACAGGCGCTGGGCAACAAGGACGTCCACCCGCATGCGATGGACAAGGCGAACATCCCGGGTTGCACCTATTGCCACCCGCAGGTGGCAAGCGTGGGGCTGACCGAGGCGAAGGCGGTCGAGGCGGGGCATGAGGTGAAGGTCGGGACGTTCCCCTTCGTGGGCAACGGCAAGGCGATCGCGCTGGGCGAGGCGGAAGGCTTCGTAAAGACGGTGTTCGATGCGAAGACGGGCGAACTGCTCGGCGCGCATATGGTAGGCGCCGAGGTGACCGAGATGATCCAGGGCTATGTCGTGGGCAAGACGCTCGAGACGACCGAGGCCGAACTGATCAACACGGTCTTCCCGCACCCGACCATCAGCGAGGCGATGCACGAAAGCGTCCTCGCCGCCTATGGACGCGCCCTGCATATCTGA
- a CDS encoding CoA-acylating methylmalonate-semialdehyde dehydrogenase, whose amino-acid sequence MATQLREVSHFFADGSNSPAERYSDIFDPNSGAVQARVALGSADDLEKAVALAQAAQPAWAMTNPQRRARVMFKFKELIEKNMEELAHLLSSEHGKVIADAKGDIQRGLEVIEFACGIPHVLKGEFTIGAGPGIDVYSMRQPLGIVAGITPFNFPAMIPMWMFGVAIAVGNAFILKPSERDPSVPVRLAELMKEAGLPDGILQVVQGDKAMVDAILDHPEIKAVSFVGSSDIAHYVYQRGVAAGKRVQAMGGAKNHGIVMPDADLDQVVNDLAGAAFGSAGERCMALPVVVPVGDDTAEKLRAKLIPAIEALRVGVSTDKDAHYGPVVTAAHKAKIESYIQMGVDEGAELVVDGRGFTLQGHEKGFFVGPTLFDHVKPSMQSYQEEIFGPVLQIVRAKNFEEALALPSQHQYGNGVAIFTRNGHAAREFAARVNVGMVGINVPIPVPVAYHTFGGWKRSAFGDTNQHGMEGIKFFTKVKTVTQRWPDGGAGDSAFVIPTMG is encoded by the coding sequence ATGGCGACCCAATTGCGTGAGGTTTCCCATTTCTTCGCCGATGGCTCGAACAGCCCGGCGGAGCGCTACAGCGACATTTTCGATCCCAACAGCGGCGCCGTGCAGGCGCGCGTCGCGCTCGGCAGCGCGGACGATCTCGAAAAGGCCGTCGCGCTCGCGCAGGCGGCACAGCCGGCCTGGGCGATGACCAATCCGCAGCGCCGCGCCCGCGTGATGTTCAAGTTCAAGGAACTGATCGAGAAGAATATGGAGGAGCTGGCGCACCTCCTGTCGTCCGAACATGGCAAGGTCATTGCCGACGCCAAGGGCGACATCCAGCGTGGTCTGGAAGTCATCGAGTTCGCCTGCGGCATCCCGCATGTCCTGAAGGGTGAGTTCACCATCGGCGCCGGCCCCGGCATCGACGTCTATTCGATGCGCCAGCCGCTCGGCATCGTCGCCGGCATCACGCCGTTCAACTTCCCGGCGATGATCCCGATGTGGATGTTCGGCGTCGCGATCGCGGTCGGAAACGCCTTCATTCTGAAGCCGTCCGAGCGCGATCCGTCGGTGCCGGTGCGTCTTGCCGAGCTGATGAAGGAAGCGGGCCTGCCCGATGGCATCCTGCAGGTCGTGCAGGGTGACAAGGCGATGGTCGACGCGATCCTCGACCATCCCGAGATCAAGGCGGTCAGCTTCGTCGGTTCGTCCGACATCGCCCATTATGTCTACCAGCGCGGCGTCGCGGCCGGCAAGCGCGTCCAGGCGATGGGCGGTGCAAAGAACCACGGCATCGTCATGCCCGACGCCGATCTCGATCAAGTGGTCAACGACCTCGCTGGCGCGGCCTTCGGCTCGGCCGGCGAGCGCTGCATGGCGCTGCCGGTCGTGGTTCCCGTCGGTGACGACACCGCCGAAAAGCTCCGCGCCAAGCTGATCCCGGCGATCGAGGCGCTGCGTGTCGGCGTTTCGACCGACAAGGACGCCCATTATGGCCCCGTCGTGACCGCCGCGCACAAGGCGAAGATCGAAAGCTACATCCAGATGGGTGTGGACGAGGGCGCCGAACTCGTCGTCGACGGTCGCGGCTTCACCCTGCAGGGACATGAGAAGGGCTTCTTCGTCGGTCCGACGCTGTTCGATCACGTCAAGCCGAGCATGCAGAGCTACCAGGAAGAAATCTTCGGCCCGGTCCTGCAGATCGTCCGCGCGAAGAATTTCGAGGAAGCGCTCGCGCTGCCGAGCCAGCATCAGTACGGCAATGGCGTCGCCATCTTCACGCGCAACGGCCATGCGGCCCGCGAGTTCGCGGCGCGCGTCAATGTGGGCATGGTCGGCATCAACGTGCCGATCCCGGTGCCGGTCGCCTATCACACCTTCGGTGGCTGGAAGCGGTCCGCCTTCGGCGACACCAACCAGCACGGCATGGAAGGCATCAAGTTCTTCACAAAGGTGAAGACCGTGACCCAGCGCTGGCCCGACGGCGGCGCCGGTGATAGCGCCTTCGTCATCCCGACCATGGGGTGA
- a CDS encoding LysR family transcriptional regulator, translating to MQAMRWDDLQFFLSLARTGLLSAAARQLDVDATTVGRRIRRLEVELGGQTLFVQGREGHMLTEAGRRLLTRVEAMEREAEAISEGDVAAGARELRGRLRISASEGFGTWLIAHHLGDFAERHPQLTIDLAANSGFLDPSRREADVAILLARPQRGPLVTKKLTDYRLRFYANRDYVAQHGAIEDPADLGGHRMIGYVPDLLYSPELNYLEDISPGIEARLRSSSINAQYRMLAAGSGVGVLPCFIGDRDPLLQRVLPSVAITRSFWLVTHQDSRRLPRTALFVEWLSAMVQSQRSKLLGEAA from the coding sequence ATGCAGGCCATGCGCTGGGACGACCTTCAATTTTTCCTGTCGCTTGCGCGTACGGGGCTTTTGTCCGCCGCGGCGCGCCAGCTGGACGTCGACGCAACCACTGTCGGCCGACGGATCCGACGCCTGGAAGTCGAGCTGGGCGGCCAGACTTTGTTCGTGCAGGGCCGCGAAGGCCATATGCTGACCGAAGCCGGGCGGCGCCTGCTTACCCGCGTAGAGGCAATGGAACGCGAGGCGGAGGCGATATCCGAAGGCGACGTCGCGGCCGGAGCGCGCGAGTTGCGCGGTCGCCTGCGGATCAGTGCTTCGGAAGGCTTCGGCACCTGGCTGATCGCCCACCATCTTGGCGACTTCGCCGAACGCCACCCGCAGTTGACGATCGATCTTGCCGCCAACAGCGGCTTCCTCGATCCATCCCGGCGGGAAGCCGACGTCGCGATCCTGCTGGCCCGCCCCCAGCGCGGTCCATTGGTAACCAAGAAGCTGACAGACTATCGACTGCGCTTCTACGCCAACCGCGATTATGTCGCGCAGCATGGCGCGATCGAGGATCCTGCCGACCTCGGTGGGCACCGGATGATCGGCTATGTGCCCGATCTGCTCTACTCTCCCGAACTCAACTATCTCGAAGACATCTCTCCGGGGATCGAGGCCCGGCTGCGCTCCTCTTCGATCAACGCGCAGTACCGCATGCTGGCAGCGGGATCGGGCGTCGGCGTGCTCCCCTGCTTCATCGGCGACCGGGATCCCCTGCTGCAGCGTGTCTTGCCGTCGGTCGCCATCACCCGCTCCTTCTGGCTCGTGACCCACCAGGACAGCCGGCGCCTTCCCCGCACCGCACTGTTCGTCGAGTGGTTGTCGGCGATGGTCCAGTCACAGCGATCGAAGCTGCTCGGCGAAGCCGCCTGA
- a CDS encoding acyl-CoA dehydrogenase family protein encodes MTDQFDLTEDQRAIQDMAQKFTADAITPFAAEWDEKHIFPRETIQAAAALGFGGIYVSEESGGIGLGRLEAALIMEAMAYGCPSTSAFISIHNMAAWMIDRFGSAELKASYLPDLIACERIASYCLTEPGSGSDAAALKTRAVLDGDHYVVSGSKAFISGGGENEVYVVMVRTGADGPKGISCLVIDKDMPGVSFGAQEKKLGWHSQPTAQVNFDGVRVPVGNRLGAEGEGFRIAMMGLDGGRLNIGACSLGGAQRSLDEAIRYTKERKQFGQAIADFQTVQFTLADMETELQAARMLLYVAAAKVTANAPDKTHFAAMAKRFATDTGSAVVDRALQLHGGYGYLQDYPIERFWRDLRVHRILEGTNEIMRLITSRELLRQ; translated from the coding sequence ATGACCGACCAGTTCGACCTGACGGAAGACCAGCGCGCCATCCAGGACATGGCGCAGAAGTTCACCGCCGACGCGATCACGCCGTTCGCCGCCGAATGGGACGAGAAGCACATCTTCCCGCGCGAGACGATCCAGGCAGCGGCCGCCCTAGGTTTCGGGGGCATCTATGTCTCCGAGGAGTCCGGAGGCATCGGCCTCGGCAGGCTCGAGGCCGCGCTGATCATGGAAGCGATGGCCTATGGTTGTCCGTCCACCTCGGCCTTCATCTCGATCCACAACATGGCGGCGTGGATGATCGACCGCTTCGGATCGGCCGAGCTCAAGGCGAGCTATCTGCCCGACCTGATCGCGTGCGAGCGGATCGCCTCCTACTGCCTCACCGAGCCCGGTTCGGGCTCCGATGCCGCTGCGCTCAAGACGCGCGCCGTGCTCGATGGCGACCATTATGTCGTCTCGGGCTCCAAGGCCTTCATCTCCGGCGGCGGCGAGAATGAGGTCTATGTCGTCATGGTCCGCACGGGTGCGGACGGACCCAAGGGCATTTCCTGCCTCGTCATCGACAAGGACATGCCGGGCGTCAGCTTCGGCGCGCAGGAAAAGAAGCTGGGCTGGCATTCGCAGCCGACGGCGCAGGTCAATTTCGACGGCGTCCGCGTACCCGTGGGCAACCGCCTGGGTGCCGAAGGCGAGGGCTTCCGCATCGCGATGATGGGCCTCGATGGCGGGCGGCTGAACATCGGCGCCTGCTCGCTCGGCGGAGCGCAGCGCTCGCTCGACGAGGCGATCCGCTACACCAAGGAGCGCAAGCAGTTCGGCCAGGCGATCGCCGACTTCCAGACGGTGCAGTTCACCCTGGCCGACATGGAGACCGAGCTTCAGGCCGCCCGCATGCTGCTCTATGTGGCGGCGGCGAAGGTTACCGCCAACGCGCCGGACAAGACGCATTTCGCGGCGATGGCCAAGCGCTTCGCGACCGACACCGGCTCGGCCGTGGTCGACCGCGCGCTGCAGCTGCACGGTGGCTATGGCTATCTGCAGGATTATCCGATCGAGCGCTTCTGGCGCGACCTGCGGGTTCACCGCATTCTCGAGGGCACCAACGAGATCATGCGCCTCATCACCAGCCGGGAGCTTCTGCGCCAATGA
- a CDS encoding aromatic ring-hydroxylating oxygenase subunit alpha — translation MDRIQRIGDVAEIMLDYVENKKTYQADHTMRVPTRSYTDHDQWRAEMELIFKRVPLMLAFTAEMPNPGDYKAMEAVGLPILISRDKEGKVRAFLNVCSHRSAPVASEGRGNCPRFVCKYHGWTFGQDGRLIGVAESRTFGDVDKAGLGLRRLPCEEKGGMIFVCLTPNAPMDLDRYFRGFLDDYEALDFGKWTYLGSRVIEGANWKIAFDGYLEGYHFASLHPETIFPRTPSNCTHYEGFGPNIRIGFPQKRIAEALRDIPRDQWGMQENNGFDFVRIMFPNVSTFIAPEITQVAQLFPGPTPEQNRTVLNYLRRDPIRDEEDRAQVETMIDFFRDVTYKEDYLIGLEIQRGLEAGAHDDLVFGRNERGNQYFHEWLNWYLEDDPTRPEPKL, via the coding sequence GTGGACCGTATCCAGCGCATCGGCGACGTTGCCGAAATCATGCTCGACTATGTCGAGAACAAGAAGACCTATCAGGCGGACCACACCATGCGGGTGCCGACCCGCAGCTACACCGACCATGATCAGTGGCGCGCAGAGATGGAGCTCATCTTCAAGCGAGTGCCGCTGATGCTGGCATTCACCGCCGAAATGCCGAATCCCGGCGATTATAAGGCGATGGAAGCGGTTGGGCTGCCGATCCTGATCAGCCGCGACAAGGAGGGCAAGGTTCGCGCCTTCCTGAACGTCTGTTCGCATCGTTCTGCGCCTGTGGCGTCCGAAGGCCGTGGCAACTGCCCCCGTTTCGTGTGCAAATATCATGGCTGGACCTTCGGCCAGGACGGTCGCCTTATCGGGGTCGCGGAGTCGCGCACCTTCGGCGATGTCGACAAGGCGGGACTCGGCTTGCGCCGCCTGCCGTGCGAAGAGAAGGGCGGCATGATCTTCGTCTGCCTGACGCCAAACGCGCCGATGGATCTCGATCGTTATTTCCGCGGCTTCCTCGACGATTATGAGGCACTCGATTTCGGCAAGTGGACCTATCTGGGTTCGCGCGTGATCGAGGGGGCCAACTGGAAGATCGCATTCGACGGCTATCTCGAAGGCTATCACTTTGCCTCGCTCCATCCGGAGACGATCTTTCCGCGCACGCCGTCCAACTGCACCCATTATGAAGGCTTCGGTCCCAATATCCGCATCGGCTTCCCGCAGAAGCGGATCGCGGAAGCACTGCGCGACATTCCGCGCGATCAGTGGGGGATGCAGGAGAATAACGGGTTCGACTTCGTCCGGATCATGTTCCCCAACGTGTCGACCTTCATCGCGCCGGAGATCACGCAGGTGGCGCAGCTCTTCCCCGGGCCGACGCCGGAACAGAACCGCACCGTTCTGAACTATCTGCGCCGCGATCCGATCCGCGACGAGGAGGACCGTGCGCAGGTCGAGACCATGATCGATTTCTTCCGCGATGTGACCTACAAGGAAGATTATCTGATCGGACTGGAAATTCAGCGCGGGCTCGAAGCCGGGGCGCATGACGACCTCGTCTTCGGCCGTAACGAGCGCGGCAATCAATATTTTCACGAATGGCTGAACTGGTATCTCGAGGACGATCCCACCCGTCCCGAACCGAAGCTGTAA
- a CDS encoding nuclear transport factor 2 family protein — MTALTPCSVEERGALEAVAIAYCRAVDRIGDIEGVLALFTPDAVYDLSGIGMGEFVGHDGIRGFFAAAFPTMTHAAHYVSNFAVLAFDATRAEAEGYVHAFARNIDGSMIDVKACYRFAFALGDTGWKISGLSIRLLLPPAS; from the coding sequence ATGACCGCTTTGACACCCTGCTCCGTCGAGGAGAGGGGCGCGCTCGAAGCGGTCGCCATCGCCTATTGCAGGGCGGTCGACCGGATCGGCGACATCGAGGGCGTATTGGCTCTGTTTACACCGGACGCGGTCTATGACCTGTCCGGGATCGGCATGGGCGAATTTGTCGGGCATGACGGGATACGCGGCTTCTTCGCGGCTGCTTTCCCCACGATGACGCATGCGGCCCATTATGTGAGCAATTTCGCCGTTCTGGCGTTCGATGCGACCAGGGCGGAGGCGGAGGGCTATGTCCACGCCTTCGCCCGCAACATCGACGGCTCGATGATCGACGTGAAGGCCTGCTACCGCTTCGCCTTCGCGCTCGGCGACACCGGATGGAAGATTTCTGGGCTCTCCATTCGCCTTCTCCTTCCCCCAGCCAGCTGA
- a CDS encoding AMP-binding protein: protein MEERMDPPWHWLKLPAPHQQQWAEGEVWDRRTLFDLAVERAEAAPDFPAIIEGEQRFTRASLVADATALAAALHARGLRPGDVVAFQVPNWHEAAIINLAAALSGLVVNPIVPIYRDHEVTLMLGDCNASAFFVASSFRKFDYAAMAERIQPSLPALRHVFTVRGEGADDFAALLREGRTLPFERPSVDPLGVKMVLYTSGTTGRPKGVLHSHVTLQHIVRESGAYWGLKDGEATLMPSPVTHVSGYANGLEAPFICGISTILMESWNADEALALIDRHHVVGTVAATPFLVELAAAARAAGKRLESFRFFACGGAAVPAEVIPAANAAFANCHAFRVFGASEVPLVSFGWPDDEHLAATTDGCIVDYKVRIVDGDDNDLPDGQEGEILARGPAMLLAYADEQQTAEAITTDGYFRTGDLGVRSAEGAITITGRKKDLIIRGGENISAKEIEDVLHTHPAVREASVVAMPHDRLGEGVCAYVIARDIVPTAQDLAAHVASSGLAKQKIPERFVFVEDFPRTASGKIRKDQLRADIKERLAAA, encoded by the coding sequence ATGGAAGAGAGGATGGATCCGCCGTGGCACTGGCTCAAATTGCCGGCCCCGCATCAGCAACAATGGGCAGAGGGAGAGGTCTGGGACCGCCGGACGCTGTTCGACCTGGCGGTCGAGCGGGCCGAAGCCGCGCCTGATTTTCCGGCGATCATCGAAGGCGAGCAGCGCTTTACCCGCGCCAGCCTGGTCGCGGATGCAACCGCGCTGGCAGCTGCGCTGCACGCCCGGGGACTCAGGCCGGGCGATGTCGTCGCGTTCCAGGTTCCCAACTGGCACGAAGCAGCAATCATCAATCTGGCCGCCGCCCTTTCGGGTCTCGTGGTGAACCCGATCGTGCCGATCTATCGTGACCATGAGGTCACTCTGATGCTGGGCGACTGCAACGCCTCGGCCTTCTTCGTTGCGAGCAGCTTCCGAAAGTTCGACTACGCCGCCATGGCGGAACGGATCCAGCCGTCCCTGCCGGCGCTGCGCCACGTCTTCACCGTCCGGGGCGAGGGTGCGGACGATTTCGCCGCGCTGCTGCGCGAAGGCCGCACGCTGCCTTTCGAGCGACCCTCCGTCGATCCGCTGGGCGTCAAGATGGTGCTCTACACCTCAGGCACCACGGGGCGCCCCAAGGGCGTGCTCCACAGCCATGTCACCCTGCAGCACATCGTACGCGAGAGCGGCGCCTATTGGGGGCTGAAGGACGGCGAGGCTACGTTGATGCCCTCCCCCGTCACCCATGTGTCCGGCTATGCCAACGGGCTCGAGGCCCCCTTCATCTGCGGCATCAGCACGATCCTGATGGAAAGCTGGAACGCGGATGAAGCGCTGGCTCTCATCGACCGGCACCACGTCGTCGGGACGGTGGCGGCGACGCCCTTTCTCGTCGAGTTGGCCGCCGCCGCACGCGCCGCGGGAAAACGCCTCGAGAGCTTCCGCTTCTTCGCCTGCGGCGGCGCGGCTGTCCCCGCAGAGGTCATTCCCGCCGCCAATGCGGCCTTCGCCAATTGCCACGCCTTCCGCGTCTTCGGCGCGTCCGAGGTCCCGCTCGTCAGCTTCGGCTGGCCCGACGACGAACATCTGGCAGCCACCACCGACGGCTGCATCGTCGACTATAAGGTCCGGATCGTCGACGGGGACGACAATGACCTGCCCGATGGCCAGGAAGGCGAAATCCTCGCGCGCGGGCCGGCGATGCTGCTGGCCTATGCCGACGAGCAGCAGACTGCCGAGGCGATCACCACCGATGGCTATTTCAGGACCGGCGATCTTGGCGTCCGCTCTGCGGAAGGCGCGATCACCATCACGGGCCGCAAGAAGGACCTCATCATTCGGGGTGGAGAAAACATCTCTGCCAAAGAGATAGAGGATGTTCTTCACACCCATCCGGCGGTCCGGGAAGCCAGCGTGGTGGCCATGCCCCACGATCGCCTGGGCGAGGGCGTCTGCGCCTATGTGATTGCGCGAGATATTGTGCCGACGGCTCAGGACCTCGCGGCGCACGTCGCCTCCAGCGGCCTGGCCAAGCAGAAAATTCCGGAGCGCTTCGTGTTCGTCGAGGACTTTCCGCGCACCGCGTCGGGCAAGATCCGCAAGGATCAGTTGCGCGCGGACATCAAGGAAAGGCTGGCAGCCGCCTGA
- a CDS encoding cytochrome P450: MATLALDIPDHIDPSLVVDVDIYHVPGQVDDFHKAWKTLQQASPPVVWTPQNEGHWIALSGPVLAEVQSDHERFSNQIIVIPKSVGKLHQLIPTTIDPPEHRPYRKLLNSGMSLAKVRGLHETIRATAIELIEPFVGQGRCDFTAAYAQVFPISIFMALVGVPMAESGHIRYLAECMTRPNPPIPFEEAKQGFFDYLGPILDARRASPGEDLLSHIVTADIDGRQLSVDESLALATQVLIAGVDTVVNFLGFTMLHLARNPELRHELAGLEFPQVLAATNELFRRFGLVTIARTVRHDMEFHGASLKAGDLICIPTQVHGLDETVNPDSLTVDVARKGCRHSAFGSGPHMCPGQELARAEVAITIAEWLRRIPNFHLAEDADPRCSAGIVGQINRVVLEW, from the coding sequence ATGGCGACGCTCGCACTCGACATTCCCGACCATATCGACCCGAGCCTCGTGGTCGACGTCGACATCTATCATGTCCCGGGACAGGTCGACGATTTTCACAAGGCGTGGAAGACCTTGCAGCAGGCGTCGCCGCCCGTCGTATGGACGCCGCAGAACGAGGGACATTGGATTGCGCTGTCGGGCCCGGTCCTGGCGGAAGTGCAGTCGGACCACGAGCGCTTCTCCAACCAGATCATCGTCATCCCGAAGTCGGTCGGGAAACTGCACCAGCTGATCCCGACGACGATCGATCCGCCCGAGCACCGGCCCTATAGGAAGCTGCTCAACTCGGGCATGTCGCTCGCCAAGGTCCGGGGCCTGCACGAGACGATCCGGGCGACCGCGATCGAACTGATCGAACCCTTCGTGGGCCAGGGGCGCTGCGATTTTACCGCTGCCTATGCCCAGGTCTTCCCGATCAGCATCTTCATGGCGCTGGTGGGCGTGCCGATGGCCGAGTCCGGTCACATCCGCTACCTGGCCGAGTGCATGACCCGACCCAACCCGCCGATCCCGTTCGAGGAGGCGAAGCAGGGCTTCTTCGATTATCTCGGCCCCATCCTCGATGCGCGGCGTGCATCGCCGGGCGAGGATCTGCTCAGCCACATCGTGACCGCCGACATCGACGGCCGCCAGTTGAGCGTGGACGAGTCGCTCGCGCTCGCGACGCAGGTTCTGATCGCGGGCGTCGACACGGTGGTGAACTTCCTCGGCTTCACCATGCTCCACCTGGCCCGGAATCCGGAACTGCGCCACGAATTAGCCGGGCTGGAATTCCCGCAGGTGCTTGCGGCGACCAACGAGCTGTTCCGCCGTTTCGGCCTGGTGACGATCGCCCGCACGGTGCGCCACGACATGGAATTCCACGGTGCATCGCTCAAGGCGGGCGACCTGATCTGCATCCCGACACAGGTCCATGGGCTCGACGAAACCGTTAACCCGGATTCGCTGACGGTCGACGTCGCCCGCAAGGGCTGCCGTCACTCGGCCTTCGGCAGCGGGCCGCATATGTGCCCGGGGCAGGAGCTGGCGCGCGCGGAAGTCGCGATCACGATCGCCGAATGGCTGCGCCGCATCCCCAATTTCCATCTGGCGGAAGATGCCGATCCGCGCTGTTCCGCGGGGATCGTCGGACAGATCAACCGGGTCGTCCTCGAATGGTAG
- a CDS encoding aromatic ring-hydroxylating oxygenase subunit alpha yields MTAEQMMSRYSKEFDPPVRGDTITADRYISKDWMDREMKNLWPKVWHLGGVLADLEEPGDVIRHNFAKESVIMIRQEDGSIKAFYNSCPHRGNRLVLGDVASAPRITCGYHGWQFDPDGTLVSVQDPDDFPQGNPCGKTKLTELRCDTWGPFVFWCMDDDVAPLHEWLAPFPERLAGYGLENWVRVLNVSAECEFNWKIVRDNFNESYHLPTIHPELATFINDGLPDTLFEMYPSGHNSMWMKGHQATTRKDYASGDVPTPLDAVAQAWGIDPADYKGRTSEIRQAVIEAKRKLGAERGYTNYVNMSDQQLVDYFHCTLFPNLTITMSPEQCQILRTEPHPTDPEKCVFQHWCLYPPVPGMKEVETPVGTAPLQHDAIARHSVYGDGVSVGYVADQDLSIGTTQQQGLNSRGFKGCLLPNQEKRVQRFHELLNDYVLKD; encoded by the coding sequence ATGACCGCCGAACAGATGATGTCGCGCTACTCGAAAGAGTTCGATCCTCCCGTGCGCGGCGATACGATCACCGCCGACCGCTATATCTCGAAGGACTGGATGGACCGGGAGATGAAAAATCTCTGGCCCAAGGTCTGGCACCTGGGCGGTGTCCTCGCCGATCTCGAAGAGCCCGGCGATGTCATCCGGCACAACTTCGCCAAGGAGTCGGTGATCATGATCCGTCAGGAAGACGGGTCGATCAAGGCGTTCTACAACAGCTGCCCGCACCGGGGTAACCGCCTCGTCCTCGGCGATGTCGCCAGCGCTCCGCGCATCACATGCGGCTATCATGGCTGGCAGTTCGATCCGGACGGCACGCTCGTCAGCGTGCAGGATCCCGACGATTTCCCGCAGGGCAATCCCTGCGGCAAGACCAAGCTGACCGAGCTGCGCTGCGACACATGGGGCCCGTTCGTTTTCTGGTGCATGGACGACGATGTCGCCCCGCTGCACGAATGGCTCGCGCCGTTCCCGGAGCGGCTTGCCGGCTATGGCCTCGAGAACTGGGTCCGCGTGCTGAATGTCTCGGCGGAGTGCGAGTTCAACTGGAAGATCGTCCGCGACAATTTCAACGAGAGCTATCACCTCCCGACGATCCACCCGGAGCTGGCGACCTTCATCAATGACGGTCTGCCCGATACGCTGTTCGAGATGTACCCCTCGGGCCATAACTCGATGTGGATGAAGGGGCATCAGGCGACCACCCGCAAGGACTATGCCTCGGGCGATGTGCCGACCCCGCTCGATGCGGTGGCGCAGGCCTGGGGGATCGATCCGGCCGACTATAAGGGGCGGACCTCGGAGATCCGCCAGGCCGTGATCGAGGCCAAGCGCAAGCTGGGCGCCGAGCGTGGCTATACCAATTATGTGAACATGTCCGACCAGCAGCTGGTCGATTATTTCCACTGCACGCTGTTCCCGAACTTGACGATCACCATGTCGCCCGAGCAGTGCCAGATCCTGCGCACCGAGCCGCACCCGACCGACCCGGAAAAGTGCGTTTTCCAGCATTGGTGCCTCTATCCGCCGGTTCCCGGCATGAAGGAGGTCGAGACCCCCGTCGGAACGGCGCCGCTGCAGCATGACGCGATCGCGCGGCACAGCGTCTATGGCGACGGCGTCTCGGTCGGCTATGTCGCCGACCAGGATCTGTCGATCGGCACGACCCAGCAGCAGGGCCTCAACTCGCGCGGCTTCAAGGGCTGCCTGCTGCCGAACCAGGAAAAGCGCGTTCAGCGCTTCCACGAGCTGCTTAACGACTATGTGCTGAAGGACTGA